The following are from one region of the Puniceicoccaceae bacterium genome:
- a CDS encoding ATP-binding protein, whose product MPTVCDSSLSKLIHTRDSIPLTLPLEQANQYFHRSQLRFLAVVDGNRFVGLCASRELRSKMSNRYGFDLFSKDPIQRHLMEPVLVVDASIPISELLNQAFSREEHCYYDDIVVTLSDGSFHGLIPVHRLAKLQHELMTRQLQVLQSHEQELSEKNQQLLAVATELNATNEALERARDEALASTRLKSEFLANMSHEIRTPMNGVIGMVDLLMDTHLTQEQRFFAETIHSSAESLLTIINDILDFSKIEADRIDLLEEPWVLVELVDSCMQQVVSRAAQKPIRLLIDFDSGLADMYLGDSVRLQQVIVNLLANAVKFTEHGEITLRVRPTHLESEGASRPGLQFDVEDTGVGIARHHLECLFLPFVQVDGSSKRRRDGSGLGLSICHRLVTLMGGEIQVESEAGKGSRFSFRIPAPVVNSASAELMEPQRRSGDLLLISSNLPLRDHFCKGVRRFEVVLRCSELEQPMDPINPDVIVVVDAFENSAKCVEKLRCWIENATVSVSRVLVLLKVNDATRSSFESLGVTQFLYYPFRMELIWEKMHAKQLPVSSAAREATDRCSQNDRAGLNILLVEDNLTNRKLSTILLNKMGHEVDVAENGVIALQRLKRRRYDCVLMDCITERTASR is encoded by the coding sequence ATGCCCACTGTTTGCGACTCCAGCCTATCCAAATTGATTCACACACGGGATTCCATCCCGCTGACGCTTCCGCTCGAGCAGGCCAATCAGTATTTTCATCGGTCCCAATTGCGCTTTCTGGCGGTGGTGGATGGCAATCGCTTTGTCGGTTTGTGCGCGAGCCGTGAACTGCGTTCCAAAATGTCGAACCGATATGGTTTTGACTTGTTTTCAAAAGACCCCATTCAGCGACATTTGATGGAGCCGGTTCTGGTGGTGGATGCGTCGATCCCGATTTCAGAACTTCTGAACCAGGCATTTTCCCGGGAAGAGCATTGCTACTATGATGATATTGTCGTGACGTTGTCGGATGGTTCGTTCCATGGCCTGATTCCTGTGCATCGACTGGCAAAGCTTCAGCATGAGTTGATGACCCGACAGTTGCAGGTGCTGCAGAGCCACGAACAGGAACTCTCCGAAAAAAATCAGCAACTGCTTGCAGTGGCGACCGAACTCAATGCGACAAATGAAGCCCTGGAGCGGGCCAGGGACGAAGCTTTGGCCTCGACGCGATTGAAATCAGAGTTCCTTGCGAACATGAGCCATGAAATTCGCACTCCGATGAACGGGGTCATTGGCATGGTGGATTTGCTGATGGATACACACCTGACTCAGGAACAGCGGTTTTTTGCGGAGACGATACACTCCAGCGCGGAATCCCTGCTGACGATCATCAATGACATTCTGGATTTTTCAAAAATTGAAGCCGACCGCATCGATTTGCTGGAGGAACCCTGGGTATTGGTGGAATTGGTGGATTCCTGCATGCAGCAGGTGGTTTCACGGGCGGCCCAGAAACCGATCCGGTTGTTGATCGATTTTGACAGTGGGCTTGCTGACATGTATTTGGGGGATTCGGTCCGGCTGCAGCAGGTGATTGTGAATCTGCTGGCGAATGCAGTGAAATTCACCGAGCACGGTGAGATTACCCTTCGGGTCCGCCCGACTCATCTGGAAAGCGAGGGTGCATCGAGACCAGGACTGCAGTTTGACGTGGAGGATACGGGTGTCGGCATTGCCAGACACCACCTCGAATGCCTGTTCCTTCCCTTCGTTCAGGTGGATGGATCGAGCAAGCGCCGCCGGGATGGGAGCGGGTTGGGTTTGTCGATTTGTCACCGCCTGGTGACCCTGATGGGAGGGGAAATCCAGGTCGAGAGTGAAGCGGGAAAGGGATCCCGCTTTTCATTCCGGATTCCGGCTCCGGTCGTGAACTCTGCATCGGCTGAATTGATGGAACCCCAGCGAAGATCAGGTGATCTGCTGCTCATCAGTTCAAATTTGCCTCTTCGGGATCATTTTTGCAAGGGTGTGCGTCGTTTCGAGGTGGTGCTGCGCTGCAGCGAACTGGAGCAGCCCATGGATCCGATCAACCCCGATGTCATCGTTGTCGTCGATGCGTTTGAGAACAGTGCCAAATGTGTGGAAAAGCTGCGTTGCTGGATTGAGAACGCAACCGTTTCAGTGTCGCGTGTGCTGGTGTTACTGAAAGTCAACGACGCCACCCGCTCCAGTTTTGAATCGCTGGGTGTGACGCAGTTTTTGTATTACCCATTCCGGATGGAACTGATCTGGGAAAAAATGCACGCCAAGCAATTGCCTGTGTCCAGTGCTGCCAGGGAAGCAACCGATAGGTGCTCGCAGAACGATAGGGCAGGACTCAACATTCTGCTCGTGGAGGACAATCTGACGAACCGCAAACTTTCGACAATTCTGCTTAATAAAATGGGGCACGAGGTAGACGTAGCAGAGAATGGGGTCATTGCATTACAACGGTTGAAGCGCCGACGCTATGACTGTGTGCTGATGGATTGCATCACCGAACGCACA